Proteins from a single region of Xiphophorus maculatus strain JP 163 A chromosome 22, X_maculatus-5.0-male, whole genome shotgun sequence:
- the mgmt gene encoding methylated-DNA--protein-cysteine methyltransferase isoform X1: MKKASVGSEMKKQRESQCTQKTISLLSPLGTIQVSGCENGVHTIQILMDVAPAERSSAAPLSCVVTDSPAETSPEMQRCVEWLQAYFTEPQTAGSLPLPAFHHPALQGDAFTSRVLQVLLRDVKFGETVSYKRLAEMAGNPRAVRAVGGAMRRNPSVTLLPARLCQVPLLIPCHRVISSSGQSGPYMSGRGDHLKQWLLTHERQRGEG, translated from the exons ATGAAAAAGGCATCAGTT GGCAGCGAGATGAAGAAGCAAAGGGAGAGCCAGTGCACTCAGAAGACCATCTCATTGCTGAGCCCCCTGGGGACGATCCAAGTCAGTGGATGTGAGAATGGTGTGCACACCATCCAGATCCTAATGGATGTCGCACCTGCTGAAAG GAGCAGCGCGGCCCCCCTGAGCTGCGTGGTCACCGATAGCCCAGCAGAAACGAGCCCCGAGATGCAGCGCTGCGTTGAATGGCTCCAGGCGTACTTCACCGAGCCGCAGACCGCTGGGAGTCTCCCGCTCCCTGCCTTTCACCACCCCGCCCTGCAAGGAG ATGCCTTCACCAGCCGCGTGCTGCAAGTACTTCTGAGGGACGTGAAGTTTGGAGAGACGGTCTCGTACAAGCGCCTCGCCGAGATGGCGGGAAACCCCAGAGCGGTGCGGGCGGTGGGAGGGGCCATGAGGAGGAATCCG AGCGTCACACTTCTCCCTGCCCGTCTGTGCCAGGTTCCTCTACTCATTCCTTGTCACCGAGTCATTTCCAGCTCTGGACAGAGTGGGCCGTACATGAGCGGCAGGGGCGACCATCTCAAACAATGGCTGCTCACCCATGAGAGGCAGAGAGGGGAAGGCTGA
- the mgmt gene encoding methylated-DNA--protein-cysteine methyltransferase isoform X2, whose protein sequence is MKKQRESQCTQKTISLLSPLGTIQVSGCENGVHTIQILMDVAPAERSSAAPLSCVVTDSPAETSPEMQRCVEWLQAYFTEPQTAGSLPLPAFHHPALQGDAFTSRVLQVLLRDVKFGETVSYKRLAEMAGNPRAVRAVGGAMRRNPSVTLLPARLCQVPLLIPCHRVISSSGQSGPYMSGRGDHLKQWLLTHERQRGEG, encoded by the exons ATGAAGAAGCAAAGGGAGAGCCAGTGCACTCAGAAGACCATCTCATTGCTGAGCCCCCTGGGGACGATCCAAGTCAGTGGATGTGAGAATGGTGTGCACACCATCCAGATCCTAATGGATGTCGCACCTGCTGAAAG GAGCAGCGCGGCCCCCCTGAGCTGCGTGGTCACCGATAGCCCAGCAGAAACGAGCCCCGAGATGCAGCGCTGCGTTGAATGGCTCCAGGCGTACTTCACCGAGCCGCAGACCGCTGGGAGTCTCCCGCTCCCTGCCTTTCACCACCCCGCCCTGCAAGGAG ATGCCTTCACCAGCCGCGTGCTGCAAGTACTTCTGAGGGACGTGAAGTTTGGAGAGACGGTCTCGTACAAGCGCCTCGCCGAGATGGCGGGAAACCCCAGAGCGGTGCGGGCGGTGGGAGGGGCCATGAGGAGGAATCCG AGCGTCACACTTCTCCCTGCCCGTCTGTGCCAGGTTCCTCTACTCATTCCTTGTCACCGAGTCATTTCCAGCTCTGGACAGAGTGGGCCGTACATGAGCGGCAGGGGCGACCATCTCAAACAATGGCTGCTCACCCATGAGAGGCAGAGAGGGGAAGGCTGA
- the mgmt gene encoding methylated-DNA--protein-cysteine methyltransferase isoform X3, translating to MKKASVGSEMKKQRESQCTQKTISLLSPLGTIQVSGCENGVHTIQILMDVAPAERSSAAPLSCVVTDSPAETSPEMQRCVEWLQAYFTEPQTAGSLPLPAFHHPALQGDAFTSRVLQVLLRDVKFGETVSYKRLAEMAGNPRAVRAVGGAMRRNPVPLLIPCHRVISSSGQSGPYMSGRGDHLKQWLLTHERQRGEG from the exons ATGAAAAAGGCATCAGTT GGCAGCGAGATGAAGAAGCAAAGGGAGAGCCAGTGCACTCAGAAGACCATCTCATTGCTGAGCCCCCTGGGGACGATCCAAGTCAGTGGATGTGAGAATGGTGTGCACACCATCCAGATCCTAATGGATGTCGCACCTGCTGAAAG GAGCAGCGCGGCCCCCCTGAGCTGCGTGGTCACCGATAGCCCAGCAGAAACGAGCCCCGAGATGCAGCGCTGCGTTGAATGGCTCCAGGCGTACTTCACCGAGCCGCAGACCGCTGGGAGTCTCCCGCTCCCTGCCTTTCACCACCCCGCCCTGCAAGGAG ATGCCTTCACCAGCCGCGTGCTGCAAGTACTTCTGAGGGACGTGAAGTTTGGAGAGACGGTCTCGTACAAGCGCCTCGCCGAGATGGCGGGAAACCCCAGAGCGGTGCGGGCGGTGGGAGGGGCCATGAGGAGGAATCCG GTTCCTCTACTCATTCCTTGTCACCGAGTCATTTCCAGCTCTGGACAGAGTGGGCCGTACATGAGCGGCAGGGGCGACCATCTCAAACAATGGCTGCTCACCCATGAGAGGCAGAGAGGGGAAGGCTGA
- the mgmt gene encoding methylated-DNA--protein-cysteine methyltransferase isoform X4 gives MKKASVGSEMKKQRESQCTQKTISLLSPLGTIQVSGCENGVHTIQILMDVAPAERSSAAPLSCVVTDSPAETSPEMQRCVEWLQAYFTEPQTAGSLPLPAFHHPALQGDAFTSRVLQVLLRDVKFGETVSYKRLAEMAGNPRAVRAVGGAMRRNPMVSPQSPFQY, from the exons ATGAAAAAGGCATCAGTT GGCAGCGAGATGAAGAAGCAAAGGGAGAGCCAGTGCACTCAGAAGACCATCTCATTGCTGAGCCCCCTGGGGACGATCCAAGTCAGTGGATGTGAGAATGGTGTGCACACCATCCAGATCCTAATGGATGTCGCACCTGCTGAAAG GAGCAGCGCGGCCCCCCTGAGCTGCGTGGTCACCGATAGCCCAGCAGAAACGAGCCCCGAGATGCAGCGCTGCGTTGAATGGCTCCAGGCGTACTTCACCGAGCCGCAGACCGCTGGGAGTCTCCCGCTCCCTGCCTTTCACCACCCCGCCCTGCAAGGAG ATGCCTTCACCAGCCGCGTGCTGCAAGTACTTCTGAGGGACGTGAAGTTTGGAGAGACGGTCTCGTACAAGCGCCTCGCCGAGATGGCGGGAAACCCCAGAGCGGTGCGGGCGGTGGGAGGGGCCATGAGGAGGAATCCG